The following is a genomic window from Devosia neptuniae.
TGGGGCTATATCGACGCCCGCGACGGCGCCCAGGCCGTCCGCCGCTCCATCCAGGCCGATTTCACCGGCTTTGAAGCCTTCATCATCGCCAATGCCGACACTGTCATGAGCCGCTCCAACATGTCGCTCCTGGCCGAAGTGTTCCCCAATGTGGAGCAAAAGGGCAATATCGCCACCAACAGCACCTTGCTGAGTATTGAAAAAGCCAAACGGTTTTTGGGGTATTCCCCGCAGTTTAGTTGGCGGAACGAGGTGTGAGGCAGATCACGCCATGATCATCGTCCTGAACGGTTATCCGGGCGTCGGAAAACTCACCATCGGCCGGGAACTCACATCGATGATTTCCGGCCGCCTGCTCGACATTCACAGTGTCTACAACATCGCCTTCGCCCTGACCGAGTTCAAATCGCCGGAATTCATGAAGACGATCGAAAAGATCGAAGCAATCGCCCATGACCTGATCCGAGCGCTGCCGGCCGAAGTTCCCGTTGTGCTCACGACAGTCCTCGCCGGCAGTAGCGACTGGGGCGACGCAGAATGGCAGCGGATCGTGCGGCTTGGCCATGAGCGGCCACCACTGCTCGTTGTTCACGTTCACTGCGATCTGGACGAAAACATCCGCCGTATCGAGGCACCGGGCCGTGGTGCGAAGAGGAAGCCACAGGACGCGGACATGGCACGCCGAAACCATGCAGGCGCTCAGCCGCTGGCAGGTACAGACGAAACCAACCTGCTACGACTC
Proteins encoded in this region:
- a CDS encoding AAA family ATPase, which produces MIIVLNGYPGVGKLTIGRELTSMISGRLLDIHSVYNIAFALTEFKSPEFMKTIEKIEAIAHDLIRALPAEVPVVLTTVLAGSSDWGDAEWQRIVRLGHERPPLLVVHVHCDLDENIRRIEAPGRGAKRKPQDADMARRNHAGAQPLAGTDETNLLRLDVTDLSPTEAASAIAAWAQKAPT